GAGCAGGGTGAGCCCCGTGCCGACGACCGTGTCGAACCGCTCGAACAGGGCGAAGAGCTCGAGCCCGTGCGTCGCGTCGAGACCCATGAGTCGAGCGGTCCGGGGTGCTGCATCGAACCGGTAGAAGAATACGGGCGCGTAGCGGGAGTGCCGTTCGGCGGCCTTCACGGTCGGGAACCAGAACGTGAAGTCGCCGGCGAAGTCGGCGGCGGGCCTGCGTTCGGGAAGTCCGGGATACAGCCGCTTGATGGCCTTGCGCGACTTCTTCCTCGTGTTCGTGAAGATCGCGCGGATGCGCGGCTTCGTCGTCGGCAGGATGCTGATGCGCCCCTCGAAGAGTGATCCCTCCCGGTCGTTCGTGCCGATGATGAGTGGTAGGCGGTGCGCGAGGCCGTCGCGGAATGCGTCCAGTGGGCGGTGCGGGAGGAACTCCCCGTCGATGACGGGCGCGAGGCTGATCGTGCCCGGGTTCTCGTCGGGCGTGCGGATGGTGAGGGCGGTCGTCGCCTCGGCGAGCACCATCGGGTCGGCCGCGCAGAGCATCGCCGCCGCGGCATCCGTCGACTCGCTCTCGAGGTCGTCGTCGTCGACGATGCCGCTGAGGATGCCCACGTACTCGCGCGCCCAGGTCGCCGCCGTCTCGGGGAGGTAGACCGCGTTCGCCGGCGAACTCTGGGCGATCGCCCGCGCGAACAGCCCCTCTGCAGAGGGCACCGTCATGAGCGTCGTGACCGAGTTGGCGCCGGCGGACTCGCCGAGCAGGGTGACGTTGTCGGGGTCGCCGCCGAAGGCGCGGATGTTGCGGCGCACCCACTCGAGCGCGGCCACCTGGTCGCGGAGTCCCAGGTTGCATTCGATGGGGCGATCGGCGGTGGAATAGGCACGGAAGTCGAGCCACCCGAGGGCCCCGAGGCGATAGTTGAGGCTCACGTAGACGACGCCGTGTCGCCGCACGAGGCGTTCGCCCTGGCGCGGATACTCGCCCGAGGAGCCGACGCTGTACGCGCCGCCGTGGATGAAGACCATCACCGGGCGCCCGCGACCCGGCGCCTCGCCGTCGTCGGGCGCGGTGACGTTCAGGCTCAGGCAGTCCTCGCTGCGCGGCAGGTGGTCGGCGGCGCCGATGAACTGGCCCTTGCGCTTCTGGGGAGCGACCGGACCGAACACCGAGGCGTCGCGCACGCCGTCCCAGCCGGGCGACGGTCGCGGTGCGCGGAACCGCAGCTCACCCGCCGGCGCCGCTGCATACGGGATGCCCCGCCACAGGCGCACCCCTCGACGGCGGATGCCGCGCAGTGCGCCCGCGTCGGTCTCGACCACGAGTTCGCGTGGCGTCCCCTCGCGCAACAGCATGTCCGCAGCGTAGAGCCGAAAGGTGAACCTCCGGTGTGCGGATGTCGGTGGAGGGCGTATGACGCTGCACCACCGAGAAGCTGACTCCAGCTACGCGAGCGACTCCCCGATGAGCCGCGCGAGCCCCTCCAGCCCCGGCCGGCTGTACTCCCGCAGCCGCGCCCGCGCGTCGTCGAGCGCCGGCGATCCGGGATGCCCCGGTGGGATCCGCGCCGGGTTGATCGCCACGCGGGCGGACCACTCGGCGATGTCCGGCTCCGCACCGAACGACATCGTGGACCGTGTGCCGACGAGCACCATCCGCGCCCATGCCGCGAGCGAGTCAGGGAAGGGCGAGGGCGCGCAGATCCGGTTCTTCTCCGCGTCGTCGTGGCGGGTCGCCTCGACGTACCCGATCAGCGCCGCTCCGAAGCAGGGGAAGCCTGCCCGGATCGGCTGCAGGGTGATGGCCTCGGGCCGCCAAACGGGGATCAGCGGCGGATACTTGAGCCCGTCCGCCGCGCAGTGCACCACGACCGCGTCGTCGGCGACGGCGACCGATCCGTCGGCGAAGCCGAGCCTGCCCCGGTCGACGGTCACGATGTGCCCGCGACGCACGACGTTCTCGAGGGTCCGAAGCTGGTCGAGCTCCCACGTCGCCAGCGTGGGCGCCTTCGCCATGGTCGGCATGACCGAGCGATCGATCCGCAGCATGACGCCGGCGTCCTCGAGCCGGAGGAACAAGTCGTCGAGGGAGGTGGCGCCCGCCGCCAGCTGCATCGTGTCGGCGGCCATGCCCAGGAAGACGGGCGGGTCGGGCTGCACGACGGCGCGGTTGAGCATCCACGGTTCGCGGGGCCGCACCCAGCAGATCGCGTCGGCGTCCACGCCGTGCGAGAGCAGCCAGATGCAGGCGTCGGTCGCCGTCTTTCCGGCACCGGCGATCACGTACTGACTCGGCGCGTCCTCGAGCCGGGCGAGGTCGTTGACCGGCAGCACGTGTACGTCGTCGGCGACCCCGAAGGGGGGAGGCTTCTCCGCAGGGATGCTCGGCGCCAGGTAGCGTGCGTCGACGATCCGGCAGTGCTCCGGCACCTCGAACCGCTCGCCGGAGATGCGCGAGACGAAGGCACGGCCGCCGAGGTACTCGCTGTTGGCGAAGAACTCGACCTTGCCGGACTCGACCAACCGGTCGAGCACCCGCGCGTAGTAGAGGCAGATCTCGGTCTGGGTGGCGCGCTCCTGCAGGCCCTTCTCCGGCCCGCGCTGCTGCACCTGCCCACCGCCGAGCAGGGTCGAGGCGACCCCGTAGAAGGCGGACGCCTGGTGCAGCCGGACGAATGGATACGCCTCGAGCCAGTGTCCGCTCACGCCGTGGCGGCGATCGACGAGGGCGACGCGCACGTCGGCTTGGGCGGTCAGGGCGTCCGTGAAGGCCATCCCCATGGCTCCGGCTCCGACCACGAGATAGTCCGCTTCGACGATGCGCGTCATGAACCCACGATGGCACTCCGGTGGCCCGGCATCCATACCCAACAGGAGGTACCGTCGTGCGATGTCGGTGGGGTCGGGCAGAATACTGAGGTGATCGGCATCAGGGGGTTCTGGAGCGCGCTGCCCACCGAAGGTCGATGGCTGCTGTCGACGGTCGCGATCCAGACGCTCGGCCGCGGGCTGACCCTGCCGTTCACGATCATCTACCTGCACGAGGTGCGGGGCTTCGACCTCGGGCTCTCCGGCGGGTTGATGAGCCTGATCGCGATCGTCGGACTGATCGTCACCGGCCCGGGCGGCACCCTCATCGACCGGTTCGGCGCCCGCAAGGTCCTGCTCATCGGGCTCGCGGCGATGATCGCCGGCTGCACCCTGCTCGCGTTCGCGACCCACCCCGCGGTCGCGGCCGTCGCGCTCGTGCTCATCGGCGTGAACTTCGGCGTCTCCTGGCCGGGCTTCAACGCACTCATCGCGGCGGTGGTCGAGGGCGACCTGCGGCAGCAGTACTTCGGTGTCAACTTCGCCCTCGTCAACCTCGGCATCGGCGTGGGCGGCGTCATCGGCGGGTTCTTCGTCGACGTCGACTCCCCCGCCACCTTCACCGCGATCTTCCTCGTCGACGCCATCAGCTGCCTCGTGCCGGTGGCACTGCTGCTCGGTCCGCTCCGGCACGTCCGCACGCAGGCCGAGCACGACGACGACGCCCCACCGGTCGGCGGCTATCGCGAGATCCTCCGGCAGCCCGCGGTGCTGTGGCTGACGCTGCTCACCTTCCTCGCGGTCTTCGTCGGCTACGGCCAGTTCGAGGCTGGGTTCCCGGCCTACGCACGGCAGGTCGCCGAAGTCTCGACCAGGGTGGTCGGGCTCGCGTTCGCCGTCAACACCGCGGTGATCGTGCTGTTGCAGTTCACCGTGCTCAAGCGCATCAGCGGGCGCCGTCGCACGCGCGTCATGTGGGTGATGGCGGCGGTGTGGGCGTGTTCGTGGCTGGTCTTGGGTGCCGCCGGGCTGCTGCCCGATTCTGTGGCGGCCGCGATCGGCGTCCTGGCATTCATGGGCGTCTTCGCGTTCGGCGAGACCCTGCTGCAACCGACGGTGCCCGCGATCTACAACGACCTCGCCTCCGATCACAACCGCGGCCGCTACAACGCGATCAACTCGGCGGCGTTCCAGGGTGGTGCGATCACCGGGCCGATCGCCGCGGGCCTGTTGCTCGACTGGGGCCTGAACGAGGTGTACATCGTCGTCATGGTCCTCGGCTGTGTCGGCATCGGCGTGCTGGCCGCCGCGCTCGAACGCCGCATCCCGGCGAGCGCGAACGGCGTTCGCACGTCGGAGCCGGTCAGCGGCTGACGCCGCACATCGTCACAGCTCGTCGTCGATGATCTCGGCGTCGATGACCTCGTCACCTTCGGCACCCGGGTCACGGTCGTCGGCGAGCACGTCGGCCTTGGCGACGGTGAGCGACTCGCCGTCGTCGGCGAGCGCGACCATGACCGTGTCGCCGTCGCGGATGTCGCCCGTGAGGAGCGCCCGCGCGAGCCGGTCGTCGATCTCGTGCTGCATGAGGCGGCGCAGCGGGCGAGCACCGTAGAGCGGGTCGTAGCCGCGCTCGGCGAGCCAGGCCCGCGCATCGGGCGTGACGCCGAGCTCGAGTCGCCGCTCGTGCAGCCGCGCAGAAAGCCGGTCGACATAGAGGTTCACGATCTCGCCGAGCTCCTCCTCGGAGAGCGAGGAGAACACAACGATGTCGTCGAGCCGGTTCACGAACTCGGGCTTGAACGCCTGGCGAACGGCGGCGAGCACGGCCTGCTCCTTGTCATCCCAGCTAAGCGTCGGGTCGATGAGGTACTGCGAGCCGAGGTTCGACGTCAGCACGAGGATGACGTTGCGGAAATCGACGGTGCGGCCTTGGCCGTCGGTCAACCGCCCCTCGTCGAGCACCTGCAGCAGCACGTCGAACACCTCGGGGTGCGCCTTCTCAACCTCGTCGAGGAGGATCACCGAATAGGGGCGCCGACGCACGGCCTCGGTGAGCTGTCCGCCCTGTTCGTAGCCGATGTACCCGGGAGGGGCACCCACGAGCCGGGAGACCGAGAACTTCTCGCCGTACTCCGACATGTCGATGCGCACCATCGCGTGCTCGTCGTCGAAGAGGAACTCGGCGAGCGCCTTCGCGAGCTCGGTCTTGCCGACACCCGTGGGGCCGAGGAAGAGGAACGAGCCGGTGGGGCGGTTCGGGTCGCTGAGTCCTGCGCGCGAACGGCGCACGGCGTCGGCGACGGACATGACCGCTCGCTTCTGGCCGATGAGCCGCTTGCCGAGCTCGCTCTCGAGCTGCAGGAGCTTCTCGGTCTCACCCTGCAGCAGCCGGCCGACGGGGATGCCGGTCCACGCGGCGATGACCTGCGCGATGTCCTCCTCGGTGACCTGCTCGTTGACCATGCGCGGCTCGTCGGGTGCGCTCTCGGCCTGCTCGGCCGCAGCGAGGTCACGCTCGAGCTGCTTGATGGTCTCGTATTCGAGCTTCGAGGCGCGCTGGTAGTCGGCCTCGCGCATCGCCCGGTCGCGCTCGGTGATCGCCTCGTCGAGCCGCTTCTTCAGCTCGCCGACTCGGTTCAGGCTCATGCGTTCGCGCGCCCACCGCTCCTCGAGCGACGCGAGCTCCCGCTCCTGGTCGACGAGGGTCTCGCGCAGCTTCGCGAGCCGCTCCTTCGACGCCTCGTCCTTCTCCTTCTTGAGCGCGAGCTCCTCGAGCTTCAGGCGGTCGACCTGGCGCTTCAACTGGTCGATCTCGACAGGGGACGAGTCGATCTCCATCTTGAGGCGCGACATCGCCTCGTCGACGAGGTCGATGGCCTTGTCGGGCAGCTGGCGTGCCGGGATGTAGCGATTGGAGAGGGATGCCGCGGCGACGAGCGCGGCATCCGAGATCGTCACTCCGTGGTGCGCCTCGTACCGGCCCTTGAGCCCGCGGAGGATCGCCACCGTGTCTTCGACGTTCGGCTCGCCGACGTACACCTGCTGGAAGCGGCGCTCGAGCGCGCCGTCCTTCTCGATGTGCTCGCGGTACTCGTTGAGGGTCGTGGCGCCGATGAGCCGCAACTCGCCGCGCGCGAGCATCGGCTTCAGCATGTTGGAGGCAGCGACGGAGCCCTCGCCGCCGCCGGCACCCATGAGCAGGTGCAACTCGTCGACGAAGGTGATGATCTGGCCCTCGGCGTCGTTGATCTCTCGGAGCACGGCCTTCAGGCGCTCCTCGAACTGGCCGCGGTACATCGCACCGGCCACGAGCGCCGAGATGTCGAGCGCGACGAGCTGCTTGTCCTTCAGCGAGTCGGCGACATCGCCGGCGACGATGCGCTGTGCGAGCCCCTCGACGACGGCCGTCTTGCCGACGCCGGGCTCACCGATGAGCACGGGATTGTTCTTCGTGCGGCGCGTCAGCACCTGGCTGACACGACGGATCTCGGCGTCGCGCCCGATCACCGGATCGAGCTTGCCCGCCTTGGCGATCTCGGTGAGGTTGATGCCGAACTGCTCGAGCGCCGACTTCTGCTCCTCTTGCGTGCCCGGCGCACCCTGCATATTGGCCACAGCTATTCCCTTCGACAAACTTGAGTCTACTAGAGTCAACTTTTCCCGAGCGAGTGCTATTTCCGCTAACCGGCCAGGGGCACTCGATCACCTCCCAGCCACATCCAAGGCAACACATAGAGAGTTCAAACAGATCTTCGGCAGGCTCGAATGCGGAGCACCTACCGCTCCCCGAACGCTCAGGAGCCGCCCATGCGCAAACGTACCGTCATCGTCTCGATCATCGCCGGGGCCGTCGTCCTCGGCACGACGGCGGCCGTGGCCGGCCCGATCGTCTACCGCGACCTGATCGTGGGCCCGGCAGAAGCAGCGCCCTCGGTGACGGCAGCGCCGTCGACGGATGCTTCGGTCGACGCCTCGGAGCTCTCAGGCTCATGGACCGTGGGCGAGGGTTCGTTCGCGGGCTACCGCGTCGACGAGGTGCTGAACGGAACGGATGTCACGGTCACCGGCCGCACCGAACAGGTCACCGGCACCCTCACCGTCGACGACCTCACGCTCACCGACGCGGAGTTCACCGTCGACGTCGCCTCGATCGCGACCGACTCCGACAACCGCGACGCCTACTTCCGCGACACCGCACTGCGCGTCGCCGAGTTCCCGACCGCGACGTTCGAGCTCACCGGGCCGATCACGGCCGAGGCTCCTCCCGTCGCCGGCGAGGTGCAGCAGCTCACCGCAACGGGAGATCTCACGGTGGCGGGAGTCACCAACACCGTCACGGTCGACCTCGAGGCCGTCTTCGACGGCTCCGGCGGACAGGTCGCCGGCAGCATCCCCATCACGTTCGCCGACTACGGCGTCGAGGCGCCGAACCTCGGTTTCGTCTCAGTCGAGCCCGACGGCTTCGTGGAGTTCTCCCTCGTCATCCGGCAGGCGTGACGTCTCACGATCATGATCACGTGCGCCGGCGGGAAGGAATTCCCGCCGGCGCAGTGTCGTTGGGGTGAGCGGACCCACCAATCTTCGAGGAGACACATGCCACTCAAGGGCGAATACGCGCCGAGCACCTCAGCCTGGGCTCGACAGCAGGCCGAGACCTTCGAGGCGTCGGGCGGACAGAAGGGCAACACGCTGCGCGGCCGACCCGTCATCGTGCTGACCACGATCGGCGCCAAGTCGGGCAAGCTCCGCAAGACCGCGCTCATGCGCGTCGAGCACGACGGCGAGTACGCGGTGGTCGCTTCCCAGGGCGGCGCCCCGAAGCATCCGACCTGGTACTGGAACCTCAAGAGGAACCCGCACGTCGAGCTGCAAGACGGAGCCGAGAAGCACGACTACCTCGCGCGCGAGCTCGAGGGCGACGAGCGCGCGACCTGGTGGGCGAGGGCCCTCGAGACCTGGCCGGCCTACGCCGAGTACCAGACGAAGACCGACCGGGTCATCCCGGTGTTCCTGCTCACGCGCACTGACGGCTGACGCGGCCCACCCTGCCGCGGCCCGCTCGAGGCGGGGTCACCTGCTCGGGCTGGGGACGGCCGCCGGCGTCACGTGCAGTTCACGGCCCTCCCACCGCACGGGCATCGGATCGCTGATGCTGCCGATGAACGACCCGTCGGGCGCGATGTTGTGGAACGCGAGCATCACCCATTCGCCGTCGTCGCGCCGGCGCAGCAGGCGCCCGACGTAGAGCGAGTCGTCGGTGACCAGCTGCGCGCCCGCGAGGTCGTACGGTCCGAGCACGGATGCCGCGGGGCTCGCCCAGACGCCCCCGGTCTTGCCGCTCGCGCGCCGGCTCGCCGCGAAGTCGGCCGCCGTGCATGAGAAGAGCAGCACCGGCCGCCCGTCGACGACTTCGACCTGGAACACCTCGAGGTGGCCGAAGCCCTGACCGGGCTCGCTGAGCGGCGGAAGCACCTCCCAGTTCCGCAGGTCGGGCGACCAGGCATGGCCGACGACACCCCGGTCGTCGGCGGGGCCGGTGTTCGCGCGCGCGGTGACGAGCATGTGCCATCCGTCGCCCGCCGGGTCCGCGAACACCCATGGGTCGCGGAACGCCTCCTCGCGCCATTCACCCGTGCCGAACGTCTCGTACCAGCGAGGGTCGGCTCGCGCGACGGGGTTCGACGCCGACTTCTGCCACTCCATGAGGTCGGCCGAGGTCGCGTAGCCGACGCGCTGGATATTGCCGCCGGGCGTCAGGCTCGTGCCCGTGTAGAACATGAACCACGTGCCGTCGGGATGCCGCACCACCGAGCCCGTCCACGTCGCGAGGTCGTCGAACGCGGGCGCATCGCCGCGCACGAGCGCGTCGGCGACGCGCGTCCACTCCTCGAGATCGTCGGAGGACCGCGTGTCCGATCGAGGCACGGTGGTGCCGGGCCTCGGGGTCGTGCAGTGCACGCGAGGCGTAGAGGAAGAACAGGTGGTACCGCTCGCCGTCGTCGGCGAACCAGAAGTCCCACACCCAGGAGTCGGGAAGCGCGAACATCCGCTAACCCTTCACGCCGCTCGCGGCGACACTCGAGACGAACGCGCGCTGGAACGACAGGAACACCACGAGCACGGGCAACGTGATCATCGTCGTATACGCCATGACCTCGCCCCACTGCGGGCTGAGCTGGAAGAAGTACTGCATGCCGACCATGACGGGACGCAGTTCCTCCTGCTGCACCACCATGAGCGGCCAGAGGTACTGGTTCCAGGCCGGCAGGAAGGTCAGGATCGCGACGGTCGCGAACGCCGGGCCCGACAGCGGCACGATGATGCGGCGGTAGATCGTGAACCAGCCGGCCCCGTCGATGCGCGCGGCCTCGTCGATCGACTTGGGGATCGTCGAGAAGTACTGCGTGAACAGGAAGATCGAGAACGCGTTCGCGATGAACGGGATGATCTGCACGTGGTACGTGTTCAGCCACCCGAAGTCGTACTTCAGGAGTCCGTCCTCGAAGACGAGCGTCGGCAGCTTCGAGACCCAGTAGACCATCGGCACGGCGATCGTCTCGAACGGGATGATGAGCGTCGCGATGACGACGGAGAGCACGAGCCCCCGGCCCTTCCACTCCAATCGCGAGAGCGCGAAGCCGCACAGGGAGTTGACGACGAGGCCGACCCCGACGATCGCCACCGTGACGAAGATCGAGTTGAGCAGGAACTGCACCACGGGCACGCGATCGAAGACGCC
The Agromyces albus DNA segment above includes these coding regions:
- a CDS encoding carboxylesterase/lipase family protein encodes the protein MLLREGTPRELVVETDAGALRGIRRRGVRLWRGIPYAAAPAGELRFRAPRPSPGWDGVRDASVFGPVAPQKRKGQFIGAADHLPRSEDCLSLNVTAPDDGEAPGRGRPVMVFIHGGAYSVGSSGEYPRQGERLVRRHGVVYVSLNYRLGALGWLDFRAYSTADRPIECNLGLRDQVAALEWVRRNIRAFGGDPDNVTLLGESAGANSVTTLMTVPSAEGLFARAIAQSSPANAVYLPETAATWAREYVGILSGIVDDDDLESESTDAAAAMLCAADPMVLAEATTALTIRTPDENPGTISLAPVIDGEFLPHRPLDAFRDGLAHRLPLIIGTNDREGSLFEGRISILPTTKPRIRAIFTNTRKKSRKAIKRLYPGLPERRPAADFAGDFTFWFPTVKAAERHSRYAPVFFYRFDAAPRTARLMGLDATHGLELFALFERFDTVVGTGLTLLGGRRMFREVGLRMQRHWTRFAASGAPGPEWPAYEEGERRTLVFDGVDRVEADPRREKRLAWQAFVPHV
- a CDS encoding NAD(P)-binding protein codes for the protein MTRIVEADYLVVGAGAMGMAFTDALTAQADVRVALVDRRHGVSGHWLEAYPFVRLHQASAFYGVASTLLGGGQVQQRGPEKGLQERATQTEICLYYARVLDRLVESGKVEFFANSEYLGGRAFVSRISGERFEVPEHCRIVDARYLAPSIPAEKPPPFGVADDVHVLPVNDLARLEDAPSQYVIAGAGKTATDACIWLLSHGVDADAICWVRPREPWMLNRAVVQPDPPVFLGMAADTMQLAAGATSLDDLFLRLEDAGVMLRIDRSVMPTMAKAPTLATWELDQLRTLENVVRRGHIVTVDRGRLGFADGSVAVADDAVVVHCAADGLKYPPLIPVWRPEAITLQPIRAGFPCFGAALIGYVEATRHDDAEKNRICAPSPFPDSLAAWARMVLVGTRSTMSFGAEPDIAEWSARVAINPARIPPGHPGSPALDDARARLREYSRPGLEGLARLIGESLA
- a CDS encoding MFS transporter; the encoded protein is MIGIRGFWSALPTEGRWLLSTVAIQTLGRGLTLPFTIIYLHEVRGFDLGLSGGLMSLIAIVGLIVTGPGGTLIDRFGARKVLLIGLAAMIAGCTLLAFATHPAVAAVALVLIGVNFGVSWPGFNALIAAVVEGDLRQQYFGVNFALVNLGIGVGGVIGGFFVDVDSPATFTAIFLVDAISCLVPVALLLGPLRHVRTQAEHDDDAPPVGGYREILRQPAVLWLTLLTFLAVFVGYGQFEAGFPAYARQVAEVSTRVVGLAFAVNTAVIVLLQFTVLKRISGRRRTRVMWVMAAVWACSWLVLGAAGLLPDSVAAAIGVLAFMGVFAFGETLLQPTVPAIYNDLASDHNRGRYNAINSAAFQGGAITGPIAAGLLLDWGLNEVYIVVMVLGCVGIGVLAAALERRIPASANGVRTSEPVSG
- a CDS encoding ATP-dependent Clp protease ATP-binding subunit, translating into MANMQGAPGTQEEQKSALEQFGINLTEIAKAGKLDPVIGRDAEIRRVSQVLTRRTKNNPVLIGEPGVGKTAVVEGLAQRIVAGDVADSLKDKQLVALDISALVAGAMYRGQFEERLKAVLREINDAEGQIITFVDELHLLMGAGGGEGSVAASNMLKPMLARGELRLIGATTLNEYREHIEKDGALERRFQQVYVGEPNVEDTVAILRGLKGRYEAHHGVTISDAALVAAASLSNRYIPARQLPDKAIDLVDEAMSRLKMEIDSSPVEIDQLKRQVDRLKLEELALKKEKDEASKERLAKLRETLVDQERELASLEERWARERMSLNRVGELKKRLDEAITERDRAMREADYQRASKLEYETIKQLERDLAAAEQAESAPDEPRMVNEQVTEEDIAQVIAAWTGIPVGRLLQGETEKLLQLESELGKRLIGQKRAVMSVADAVRRSRAGLSDPNRPTGSFLFLGPTGVGKTELAKALAEFLFDDEHAMVRIDMSEYGEKFSVSRLVGAPPGYIGYEQGGQLTEAVRRRPYSVILLDEVEKAHPEVFDVLLQVLDEGRLTDGQGRTVDFRNVILVLTSNLGSQYLIDPTLSWDDKEQAVLAAVRQAFKPEFVNRLDDIVVFSSLSEEELGEIVNLYVDRLSARLHERRLELGVTPDARAWLAERGYDPLYGARPLRRLMQHEIDDRLARALLTGDIRDGDTVMVALADDGESLTVAKADVLADDRDPGAEGDEVIDAEIIDDEL
- a CDS encoding YceI family protein, which produces MRKRTVIVSIIAGAVVLGTTAAVAGPIVYRDLIVGPAEAAPSVTAAPSTDASVDASELSGSWTVGEGSFAGYRVDEVLNGTDVTVTGRTEQVTGTLTVDDLTLTDAEFTVDVASIATDSDNRDAYFRDTALRVAEFPTATFELTGPITAEAPPVAGEVQQLTATGDLTVAGVTNTVTVDLEAVFDGSGGQVAGSIPITFADYGVEAPNLGFVSVEPDGFVEFSLVIRQA
- a CDS encoding nitroreductase family deazaflavin-dependent oxidoreductase produces the protein MPLKGEYAPSTSAWARQQAETFEASGGQKGNTLRGRPVIVLTTIGAKSGKLRKTALMRVEHDGEYAVVASQGGAPKHPTWYWNLKRNPHVELQDGAEKHDYLARELEGDERATWWARALETWPAYAEYQTKTDRVIPVFLLTRTDG
- a CDS encoding carbohydrate ABC transporter permease — protein: MTALAAFFLFPLVFMFVSSLKPSGQILSDVDSIRAFLPVGDISLDNYAGVFDRVPVVQFLLNSIFVTVAIVGVGLVVNSLCGFALSRLEWKGRGLVLSVVIATLIIPFETIAVPMVYWVSKLPTLVFEDGLLKYDFGWLNTYHVQIIPFIANAFSIFLFTQYFSTIPKSIDEAARIDGAGWFTIYRRIIVPLSGPAFATVAILTFLPAWNQYLWPLMVVQQEELRPVMVGMQYFFQLSPQWGEVMAYTTMITLPVLVVFLSFQRAFVSSVAASGVKG